The DNA segment taagcttctttgttaacctcccagtttctgccccacatgttagtaCCAGTAGAATGGGATGATTGCACGCATTCATTTTCAAGGATACCGGTAGGCTGCTGGTCGGAGTTGGTAATGCCTGCAGTATGCGCTACGAACCCTTTTAATTCTTCTGTGAATTTTCTTCTGGTGATCAGGGCCCCTTGCTactaattggcctagataaacttGCTATTCGCCAGATTCTAGGCGCTGACTGAAAATCACGAATTCTCCTTCTCTTGGCAGGCGATTCAGCATTACCTTAGACTAGACTTCTGCATGTTGATAAGCAACGCTACTCCTACACTTTTTCGGCTAAGGTCCCCGGTCATTTATTCCAAGTCATCTCCatcgttgctgaacaggacaatgtcctCTCCCAACCGGATGTTGCTGAAGTGCTCCccgttgatcctcagtcctaattcttcccagtctaacaaCTTGAATACTGCTTCCAAACGTTCGATGAGTAGCATAGGAGacgttgtgtctccttgcctgacccctttcttggtcGGTATATGACCGTTTGTCTTGTGGAGACTAAGGCAACTGTGGAGTCTTTATATACATTTGCTATGATATTCATGTATCCTTGCTGTACTTTGTCACTAGGCAATGTCTCTATGAgtgatggtatctctactgaatcaaacatAATTCCTAACCCATGAAGCGTCCCATATAGCTAAATTATTTTGCTACAACAAGCCGACAGCCGTCTCAAAGGCCATGTATGTGGCACGTCTTCTTGTAAACTGGCCTAAGGTGAGCTAACAAATTAAATAAGCCCGGGATTGCATGGAATATAAATTCCGTGGGCACATACGAGGTGTTCTTTACAGTCAACAGACATTTTTGAAGTCCTCTGGGACATATGACGCCATTATACTTTTCGAGCTtcattactcgaagaggcgcacaggggccgtataacgtaaaattattccttCCTGACTTTATTCCTATCTCTTGACGTCAAAGAGCCCATTCAAACGCTATCCTTGCTtctaggaggtcacttttgtttgctttgaaagcaaatagCATTACTTATATACACTGGCCGGTTTTCCTAATCGAATTGGGggcccggccacggcggccacgtttcgatgGGTCCGAGCTAGCAAAGTGAAAGTATATAGCTGGAAGAgaagggtggtgccggcgtctgcgattgtgccacttccctttgcttagcttgtggtggctggtcgacaACAATCGCGACGGCGTGCAACGAGAGGATGAAAATATCGCTAAAGCGGATCCTCAGTTAAGAAGAGTTCGCAGGGCGATGTCGTACatgtgccgaaagggctcgaaaACGTTATGCTGCTATTCGAAAGCGTTTATTATACGCAAGGAAATCCATTGTCCCCGGCAGATCCGAGTACCTAGAGCCCAAGTGATTGGGGGgcacatagagtttctcactataacacctagagggtaaactggcgccaccgtctatgcgagtttcttaaagggcgccgtgccctcgtgggaatgacgggatatgtgtctgcgaggcttgtgttggctcgtgttgaacgaggcttcgtctaaaacgtggatatggctacacaaataatgcgttcttaaagtaaaatctacctaaaaggctttcattcacccatattacatctctcagtaaagtttactcacctacaatgaagaatcaagagaagaaaagcaagaacagacgacaaaatgtttcaaagcgagcgataatgttgtcgtctgccctccaactttagcggccagctgatactttttatgtTTCATATAACTGTgtatccaatagtaagtcctcaaaattaaacaaaacatatttttgtgtaataataaagctaaagcagtttttacgtgctgttttagcaggaaatgaatcattgtgacagacggagcggtgctagccaggcgcgtcttcaaggcgttctggctctccaagaacgatgccaatccgaagtcacaatataccggcattcccgtggataccacagcgcagcagcaccagttttccctctaggtaatatagtgaaaAACTCTATGGGTGGGCAGCCATTTCTATCCCTTTGGGAACTGGGAAGTCTCCTGCTATTCTcaacaaaaaaaatgttagctctggtcggcatattaatgcatatCTAGTGCGTACCGTCTGAAATTAACAATTTTCAACATGTCATCATGTCATAAATTTTCAACATGTAAAGCAATTAGTCCAAGTAATAATTAGCAATACAGGCAATACAATGGTGATGATTTGAATAAGCATGTCACTTTCCTGTGCTACTAATATCCTCCTCTTAGAGTACAATCCATCTCAAGGAGCAGATTTGTGCTACATGCCACAAATTATATTTGAAAAATTGCACTAGCTTAAAAAAAGAACGCTGTTCAAATACGTATAGACGTTTCAGCAGATGGCTCAGGACGTAAATAGAAAAACCGGTCGAAAGCTGGTCGGGCTTATTATGATAACTTTAGGACTGGTTTCCTCACATCTAGTTAAACTTACGGCTCCAAACAAACGTTAACTCCAGTGCGTCTGGAAACTTTACCGCGTTAAAGAGCTTCTTATCTGAATCTAAGAGTATTAGAACCAAGGGGCCCTGAAATGAGAACCCACACCCCCCTTTAAAAGGAAAAACAACGCGGCAACCGACTGAAAGATGTCACAGGCGTCTCGGCAAAAGTGGCAAGCCTAAATCACCCTAGTATAAGTTCTACTCGTCCCGCTGCTAACGTATCACCGAGACACCGAACTAATGGTTCAAGAAATAATGCAAACAACTAATGAACACGTTGTAACATGTTGCTGAACAGCGAAAAGAGGCACTCAAGTGGAGCAGTTCCCGGCCAAAGCTGCCAAATATGCACCAACTCATCCGATACAAGAAAGTACTGATGCCAGACTAGCCCCGCTAGCCTCAAGCGCCTTTCCCATTCAACCAAACAACCCTTGTCTCCCGGCTATCAATACGCGGTAACCCCTGTCTTTAGGCGATCCTTGGACACAACAGTTCGCTTCGAGAAACAATGTCAGACACTCCAGTGTGCCTTGAACAGACTGGACGATAGGCCATTTACAGAAGCAAAGGTCATGGGAGtctggcctcacagctcatcagcccagaaagccattcgagctcttcttcagtacctaaaggcgacagacttgtgtgccagactgtagacatgctgcacctagcttagtgcatgtgaaaaTGTCATCAAGACTCGTGTATACTCTCTCTTTCGCTCCCCATCTTCCTTCCCACGTGAAGGGTATCAAACCGGACAAAGTCAGcttaacctacctgcctttccttcctcccttctctctcttctCCTCATTTACCCTTgtcaacacacacaaaaaaatagtgTCTCTCTCGCCAAAAAGTGTTGGTGTGTGACCGAATGTCAGCCATTCTACATTCAAAGAGTATACTGGAATTAATACCATAAAGTAGTATTCTTTGTGTATTCTTCCTGCGCGATTCTGTAAGGAAATAATTACCACCGTCGCTTGTCGCAGTTTCCTGAATCGCGTTTCCAGTGTGCGTCTTCTTGTGTGCTGGTATGTTTTATTGCCAGGCGCACAAGtgagcttttcctgtacctctgtcctcaaagcttttttttttgttcttttttttttcgaatgagtAAACTGCGAAAAGTTTTGAATACTTCGGGGACAGAGCATGCTGGTTAAAAAGTACTGCAGGCATGGACCCCGCGCCAAATTACAAAACGCACCAATCATGCTTCAGCCACGAAGTATTCGAGCTTACTTCCAATTACCGCCGTCAAAAACAATTTTGTGGAAGTTGTATGCGTGCGCGTGTATGCATATATACCATGTGTGTGCGTATATATAAATTTATGTGCCTCTGCGCGTGTTTGCGGGTACGTCTGTTTGCGTACGTGTTCCTGTTCATAAAAATCCTGGTTCAACTGCGATCGCTAAATTCGCTGACGTTTCAAGCACCTATCTTCACGGCTACTTTCGTGAACAGGGCAGCGATTTCGCAGTGATGCCTTTCGGCTCGATTCTGTGCAAGTCTTATCACCCACTATTCACGGCCGACTGATCCCATTGCTAACGCTGGCGGagcatcgctctgaccactgatgaAGCGCGAAAAAGGAATATGATCGAAAAAGGCATCGTTTCGAAACAGCGGCACATGACGCGCCTCGCACAGACATTTGCTTCCGCGTTGCTAGCACGAGCATGCCTGCTGTCCCTCATTTTTCTACATTAAACAGAGGGTGGATGGTGAGGTCACTTTGTGTATAGAGTACATGGTAAATGCGTTCCCGCGTTAATTCCTCTATAACACCCATTTTCCTTTACCTTAATGAGCATCACTCTCTCTCTTGCAATCACTTCTAAAGGTGTTGTCCAGCGCGTCAGACAGGAGGGATACCATGGCAGGCGCTTTAAAAGTCGAGCTCGGTTCCGCCTACTTGCATAATCCTTGGCCGCCGGACGCGTGTAACTTTCTCGTGTCGAGGTCACTTTACGACGGAACAAAGAATGCCCGCAACTTGTAGCACGCGCGTCTCCAGTGCGAGTTGTCACTTGTGTCCGTGGTGCGCCCACCGTTGGCACCGTGCTCGTGGAAAAACATGCCGACGGTGGCCCAGCTAACAATCCCGGCGGCCGCCTTGGTGTGGCTGGCCGCTCAGCGACTGCCTTCACTGCTATCCGCAGCCACCAACCTTAGCCTGGTGGTGCTGGCGCTGTACTCTGGATACTGGTTGGTGTGGCACGCCCGCCGAGCACTTTTCAATGGCCTGGTCGATCCGAAAGGGAAGTGCGTTCTCATCACGGGTAAGAAGGCTTCGCTGACAAAGGAAACGCCATTTATATGGCTTTGGCGACGCCAATCTCGGTGCTTACGGTGAGACAAATACTTCCCAACTGTAAACGTTTGGTACCGCGAGTAAGCGGTTGTTGCAAGATTCCTCGTACTACTGCAGTAAAGAGACATTAATAATCATTCTGACCGGCACCTCAGCAATTTTCATTGCCATTATCAACCTATCAAGTGTAGGACGAAGGCTTTCCCCAGTGATCACTAGATATATGTTGCGTCGGAAGCCCTGAACATTGAGAGCTGGCCTCAATTATGGGGTGCGTTCCATTTGAGAATAGGCAACATGTTCCGTAATAGAGTACAAGAACTCTCTCAGATACTCTCATTACGACACAAATATTTATTCCCACGCGAGGAACTGCCAGAACACCGTTTATTTAGTTCATTTGTTATTTCAGGTTGTGACAGCGGCTTCGGTCACATGCTGGCGATGCAGCTGGCCAAGGAAGGATACTTCGTTTTTGCGGGGTGCTTGGATGAAAATAGTGATGGTGCCAAGGTTATAAAGAACGCGGAGAACACCTTACTGCTGCAAATGGACGTCACCAAGAAAGACGAAATAAGTGAAGCGCTACGAGCCGTAGAATGCCACTTGGAAGGAAGAGGTGAGCCTTTCAGTCAACTCGGcgatagatttttttttattcaagctCACTAGGTGAAATACTACTGTACGAATATGAGGTTGAAAAGCTCTGTATTTGCAGTTGTTCACTCGTGTGATGTTTTACGATATGTTTTTTAAGAAATGGCACAAAAGAAGACCCCTCAGAATAGATGACAGGAGAGATGCCTCCTATTGGTCTAGTCTTATGTGCCATCTTCTATTGAGCCATTTCAACCTTTGTTTTTTACCCATATCAACTGAGCCAAAAACATGTCCAACTCAAGCTTACTACGGAGTTAAATTTCTGACTctccaagttctttttttttcttcactccaGTTCCCCTGCGTTTTTCCGTAGTTTGCTAGAGTTGCCCTTTTACAAAGTGGCTGTGCTGGGTTTCGtacgcgtcttttttttttacgtgtctTTTTACATATCGGCTTCATAGTGTTGTGGTCGTAGGCGGTGATCACTAATGAGTGatcaagggcgcgatcttgtacgcgttccaaaatggaacggaggcggtccgttccatcgagccgcacacgattggtcaatttgaaccatgacgatcaaattgaccaatcgtgtgcggctcgatggaacggaccgcctccgttccattttggaacgcgtacaagatcgcacccctagTTACCAGAAATCACGAGGAAGAATTCGCAGCATCGCAACGACCCTACAGTTTCAGCAATCAGGATGTGGGTAGTGGCCATGTATCTGACACAAAACTCCCAAGAACATTGTAATTAGGTACTGCTGTTTTGAAGAGAGCTATCTGCACAGCCATTGCCGCATGATCGATTCAAATGGATTAAAGACAGTTCCGGACTTTTGTTCTCCTTGCCCGCAGAGCTGTGGGCAGTTGTCGCCAACGCTGGAGTCGCCTGCTTGGGCTACATTGAATGGCAGCCTATAAGCAGGGTGCGGTCAGTTTTCGACGTCAACACGTTTGGAGCACTGTCGGTTTCAACAGCCTTCCTGCCACTGCTAAAGAAATCTCGGGGCCGGCTGGTCATCGTGACAAGCTTATTGGGTTTGTGTTTCGTGTCCTTTTCTCTTATTCCATGTCCAATGCACATCGCAAGTAACAGAAACTGCAGATGGAGGTTTGAAGAGCTGCTGTGCTCATGCTCAGTAAATTGGGTTTGTTTGCAGCACAGTCAAAGAATTTGATACAGTCGGGTACCTTTTTCCGGTAATTGGGAGTCTTTGAATCCAAACCAGACCGAGGTTCACCGCAAGAGAAAGCCATGAAATGGTTCATTTAAGTTATTACATTAATCTGCgaccaatccccccccccccccgctccttcccaAAGCGACAACCATATAATCATTGACTCCTCGCCCATTCTTCCGTGCATGGTACACAAACCGCAAGCAATCAAAACTGGGATGGCGGTCTTCACTGTAGGAGTAGGTGAGCTACTAAATTCAGAGCAGAAGAAATCGTTGAAAATGTTCtgtgtctttcttttcttctcacTTCACTTCAGCGAGGCATCACCACTAAGTGTCCCCCTAATTTTATTCCTGCGGTTTTCCCCAGGTCGTATGACCATGCCCGAATACCTGgcctactgcatgtccaagtgtgCCTGCACTTCTCTGGCCGACGGCCTTCGTCAACAATATTTCAACAGGGGTCTTCGGGTCTGCATGGTTGAGCCAGGAGCATACAGGTTGGTATTACGTGGTTCAGCTTGTGACATAACTTCGCAATATTGTAGACCCCTGTTACACAGCTGCATTCTAATCACATATCCTCTATCGTGAAAGGCACTGCAAGTCCATTAGCACATTAAGCACGTTTCTGGCGGTGGAGTGCTATTGCAAAAGCGTCGCGCAGATAAAGAAATACGTCCACGTCGTAGCTCAAAGTTGTGAACTTAGCAATAATCTTTAAACGTGAATGACTAACTCACGTGCTTAGCTTACGCATATTAGTACCGGCGCAGGTGGAAAAATGGAAGGATTGTGCCTCCTTCTTCTCTTCAGATGACTGCCTTTGGCCATACTACGCCACTAATCTCAATTGCGAACAAGCAGCATCTCCCTCTCTTTTCACTCCCTCAACAGCCCAGCACTTGCAACGTCCCTGCTCAGACGCCCCTTGCGACGTCTACATAGCATTTTAACAATGCGTGAAATTCGAAGTATGTTGATCCGCTCTATCAAAATTTTACTTATTAGAGGCTGTCAACTGCATTCACACACTGCTGTCAATTGCAGAACAGCACTGGTGAACCACTCTCGGATGGAAGAAGCGTTCGACCGCGACTTGGAGCTGCTTCCCGACAGAGTACGCAAAGACGTCAATCAGAAAGTCGTCGCTTACTTCAAGCACACTGCCGATGTCCTTCATTCGTCCTTCATGAGAGACGAGCTTCAGGAAGTGGTCGACGCGATGAAGATGGCCGTTCAAGAGAAGCTGCCTCGAGCATCCTACAGACCGGGAGCGACCGTGCTGGGTCTGGTTCGATGGTTGCACAACATCGCACCGGCCGAGCTAGCTGACGAAGTCATGGACGCGGCCCGCAGGATATCGACACTCGTAAAGAGAAAGTAGCAGGCGTTCTTGGCACGAGCGTGGCTTGATGGTGGCTTGAGGAGTTGATCATTGCTCAACCTGAAACCTCAAGGCCAAAACTACTAAGAGTGCCATCGATAATAAACCCATGCTAACCTCTTAAACATGTTTATGTAAGCCTCTGTAAACCTTCCTAGAGGTGTGTAATGTATTAAAGCTGAAGTTTACTTTCCCGAGTTTGGTGTGGCTGCTGGCTGttgggtcggtcgctatctcggAGGATATATTTTGTGGATACATGTACAACGGTTTAGTGGCTTATATAACCCCTGTCTGCTGACTAAGTATGGGCACCTCTGTTTTGGGCAACAAAGCATACGGctgaacccatctcacgacgactgtcgatAGCAATACGTTTAGCATAGAATCAGTACAGCGACCCAGTGTATTGCGACCGCCGAAACAAGttatgaggcgtgtgctgcagcggGACTAATATATCGCGCTactctaagaacactcggcgccatctagcaccGCGGCCGCGAAGCCTGTGCGTGTCCTCAGAGATGCGTGGAGCGCGGGTGCGTGACAACGCTTAGAAACGCGTCGtacggcaaccgggctcctctctcgcgcttctttcagGACACGCTTTGCCATCTAGCGGCAATGCCGAAAAGTCcccgcgtggcctccgaaactAGAAGCATGGTTCGCCATTCCCTACAAACGCTGATAATAGTTCCCTCGCACACCCGTGGCACcgagagattcattgaagagtgacacatacccagcgCATTCAGGGCGTAGCGTTGGCGCGAAACACGTTCCTTGAAAaaaggcacatacccagtgcatttgcgGCGCTCGGTGTGTGCCCAGTCACCCAGGtataggcgggaaaacggttagatgcAAACATACATGCATAGAAACATACATATAGATATGAACATAGATTGATACTTGGCGCCCGGAAAGGGCGTGATGTAccttaagaatgctaacgcattaaagaTGCCTTCATGCATCAAACCAGAACATATTATGTTGGCTCACAGTCAGCTCGAAAGAACGCCGATTTGTTAATGAAATTGTGAATCATATTTACCGGATTCATTGATTTGCTTCATTTTCTTTGATTTAATTAGCCGgtcagtatgtgccactggttgTGCGCCCGTTCTTGGCAAATCCTGCAGAATGGACACGTCCAACTGCGATTCATACATAAAGTCTTAACATAATAATGTTAATTTGCTTCACTCTCTTTGAACTGCTACTAGACATAATTAAAATGTGGAGCGAGAACGTTGGAAGTCCTCAAACGTTGAATGGTAATCAAACCAGTCTTTGCAATAGCACAAAGTTTGCATCACCGGTAAAGACACcttcacttcacatagattccaacatgtccGATGGATCTGCGCATTTTATGTGCACGTATTGCTGTCTGTTTTATTACTATGGCATACTGTAATACTGTAGTCTCTATAACTGTCTGTGTACACACGCATGTATTACTTTTATATTGGTATTACATTACTGCTTGCGGTTTCCAGGCTTTCAAGTTGGAGAGTAATCGCAGGATGTTTCAGCATGAACGAAAATCCCTAATCAGTGTCCAAGCACCAATTACACCAGAAGTGCGGCCTCCAACATCAATCGCAAACACGTTTGAGCAGCTCTGTTGATGAAAGAACATGCGCctttgttcatttctttcttcaagTAGAAGTCAAAAGGAAAGAATTAGAATCTTGAATAGAAATCGGGCATTGCCTTTGATATTGCTCCCCACAGTACACAAATCACTGAGAGTTATAAGTCCTCGCTAATATCATGACAGAACTTCTTTCAGCTACAGAAACTTACAGGCcgcgttttttgtttttgttttttcttgttttttttgccCTAGAAACATTCACTTAGTGAGGTTGTACAAAGAGAGAAATTCCCGATATGTTAAAATACAAAAACACAGAATATGTGAGAACTCCAAATATCGCATCAGGCCACAAATATTGCAGCGTGTTCTAAAAAACAAAACCGTGGTTATTGTGCGAGGGTCAAATAAGCTAATTAATTTGCTTCAGCAGACGTAAGTCAACTTGTGACGATTTTATTTACCAGTTTTTCACGTCAACTACTCGCGAGCTGCGACAGACGCCGGACATGAATCCATATTTAGTACCCGCGCTCTTTAGGTGCGCACAAATGAATGTACACGGCTGGGTTTGTATTTCGCTTCCCGCGCTATGAAACTATCATGACTTGGAATGTCGCCAAGATGTGGTTGTGCGTCTGCTAAGGTTTATTAGCGGCTCTTTTATACGGCCGATTCCTTACACAATTACACCCAGTCCAAAAACAGCGACTGTTTTGTCATAGCACGGTAAAGGATAGTTACACTGAAAACAACGCTCCCTGTGTGACATGCATATTTTGACTGCAAGGCATTGTTATGCTCACTGGAAGCCCACAACGCGTACTTGCGTATTTAAAGCGTTGCTGTATTCTATATGACGTAGTATGTCCACCCCGCTTTAAAAAACGAAATTCCCCGCGTTAGCGTAAGGAAAAGCGTTTCTAACTCTACGTGATGAAATTGAATGTCGCGTAGACCTTTCGtttagccttttcttttttttttttttttttgcgtggtgCTGGGCGCCTGCTTAGCAACCAACAGAGCCTTATCGTACCAACGCGTCGGTTGCGCTGAAATTGACATTGTATTCaattccctttttcttttttggctacCTGTTCATCTTCTTTGTGCCGACTCTTTTTGTCCTTAAGAATGAAACATCTCTATACCGCATTTATTATTTCCCTTGAACCCAGTTTTCCTTCCTTGCGGACATGAAGGAATCCACTTGTAACCACGTGCCCCGCATGCTCGCGTCCATCACCTTGCCGTGTATCACTGCAAAGCAGCGGTgtcgaaaaaagaaagacaattcatAAACGGTTCTCCTCTCCCATAT comes from the Dermacentor silvarum isolate Dsil-2018 chromosome 9, BIME_Dsil_1.4, whole genome shotgun sequence genome and includes:
- the LOC119464199 gene encoding retinol dehydrogenase 7 produces the protein MPTVAQLTIPAAALVWLAAQRLPSLLSAATNLSLVVLALYSGYWLVWHARRALFNGLVDPKGKCVLITGCDSGFGHMLAMQLAKEGYFVFAGCLDENSDGAKVIKNAENTLLLQMDVTKKDEISEALRAVECHLEGRELWAVVANAGVACLGYIEWQPISRVRSVFDVNTFGALSVSTAFLPLLKKSRGRLVIVTSLLGRMTMPEYLAYCMSKCACTSLADGLRQQYFNRGLRVCMVEPGAYRTALVNHSRMEEAFDRDLELLPDRVRKDVNQKVVAYFKHTADVLHSSFMRDELQEVVDAMKMAVQEKLPRASYRPGATVLGLVRWLHNIAPAELADEVMDAARRISTLVKRK